Proteins from a genomic interval of Acomys russatus chromosome 19, mAcoRus1.1, whole genome shotgun sequence:
- the Znf394 gene encoding zinc finger protein 394, which yields MAAGSVAAAPSLGPRPCTVKVEEDAPGSQECSGSGDWQNPEASRQQFRQLRYQEVAGPEEALSRLWELCRRWLRPELRSKEQILELLVLEQFLTILPQELQACVRDHCPESGEEAAALARTLQRALDRASQPGILTFKDVAASLTWEEWEQLAAARKGFCRESIEDSGSPVVPGVETRAVNTDLIPKQEIFKEEEPQALLQEASPGKGPLVTKCGDSFEDWEEKLPKDAVVLQLQSSPGEHGPTSIFHLMGVSKEEGASKNNEFGNSASSALVQHIQTAERLGTNGEFGAHKQALGSGEWYTGKPHKSVDSSLGLPETQRHAHEDKRYKCESCEKRFRQRSDLFKHQRTHTGEKPYRCQECGKGFSQSAALVKHQRTHTGEKPYACPECGECFRQSSHLSRHQRTHARERCCQCEECGETLHPSSLPRHQRLHKGERPYKCEDCEKSFKQRSDLFKHQRVHTGEKPYVCFVCGKSFSQSATLIKHHRTHTGEKPYKCLQCGERFRQSTHLFRHQRIHRNTVS from the exons ATGGCTGCGGGCTCTGTGGCCGCCGCGCCATCTCTCGGGCCCCGGCCGTGTACGGTGAAAGTGGAGGAGGACGCCCCCGGGAGTCAGGAGTGCTCCGGATCCGGGGATTGGCAGAACCCCGAAGCTTCTCGCCAACAGTTCAGGCAGTTGCGCTACCAGGAAGTGGCCGGGCCTGAGGAGGCGCTGAGCCGCCTTTGGGAGCTGTGCCGGCGCTGGCTGAGGCCCGAGCTGCGCTCCAAGGAGCAGATCCTGGAGctgctggtgctggagcagttCCTCACCATCCTGCCGCAGGAGCTCCAGGCCTGCGTGCGGGACCACTGCCCCGAAAGCGGGGAGGAGGCTGCGGCCTTGGCGCGGACTCTGCAGAGAGCCCTGGACCGGGCCTCCCAACCG GGCATCCTGACCTTCAAGGATGTGGCTGCATCCCTGACCTGGGAAGAGTGGGAGCAGCTGGCTGCCGCTCGGAAAGGTTTCTGCAGAGAGAGCATAGAGGACTCTGGGAGCCCAGTTGTGCCCG GTGTGGAAACTAGAGCTGTGAACACTGACTTGATTCCAAAGCAAGAAATTTtcaaggaggaggagccacaggcaTTGTTACAAGAAGCGTCCCCGGGAAAGGGCCCACTAGTTACCAAGTGTGGTGACAGCTTTGAGGACTGGGAAGAAAAGCTGCCAAAAGATGCTGTAGTGCTGCAACTCCAGAGTTCTCCCGGAGAGCACGGGCCCACCTCCATCTTCCATCTCATGGGTGTGTCCAAGGAGGAAGGGGCttctaaaaataatgaatttggaAACAGTGCCAGCTCTGCCCTTGTTCAGCACATCCAGACAGCAGAGAGGCTCGGTACCAATGGTGAATTTGGGGCCCACAAACAAGCCTTGGGAAGTGGGGAATGGTATACAGGGAAGCCTCACAAGTCTGTTGACAGTAGTCTGGGCCTTCCTGAGACCCAGAGACACGCCCATGAAGATAAGCGTTACAAATGTGAGAGCTGCGAGAAGAGATTCAGACAGCGCTCAGACCTCTTTAAACACCAGAGGACCCACACCGGTGAGAAGCCCTATCGGTGCCAAGAGTGTGGGAAAGGCTTCAGTCAGAGTGCTGCCCTTGTGAAACACCAGCGGACGCACACAGGCGAGAAGCCATACGCGTGCCCGGAATGCGGGGAGTGCTTCAGGCAGAGCTCACATCTCAGTCGGCACCAGAGAACCCACGCCAGGGAGAGGTGCTGTCAGTGTGAGGAGTGCGGGGAGACCTTGCATCCTTCCAGTCTTCCCAGACATCAGAGACTCCACAAAGGGGAGAGGCCGTATAAATGTGAGGACTGTGAGAAGAGCTTCAAACAGCGCTCAGACCTCTTCAAACATCAGAGagtccacacaggagagaagccctatgtgtgttttgtctgtgggAAGAGCTTCAGTCAGAGCGCAACCCTCATTAAACACCATAGAACTCACACGGGAGAAAAACCTTATAAATGTCTTCAGTGTGGTGAAAGATTTAGACAGAGTACACACCTTTTCCGACACCAAAGAATCCACCGAAATACAGTCTCCTAG